Proteins encoded within one genomic window of Candidatus Binataceae bacterium:
- a CDS encoding Zn-ribbon domain-containing OB-fold protein — translation MADQKEKKYLKPLPVIDEETRPWWEALQRHELYVQKCRDCGDLRYHPRAQCTSCLSPRTEWVRCSGRGKVYTFTATYQNQGAGFREALPYIMAWVELDEGVKMLTNLVECRPEEAEIGMPVEVVYEDVTPQVTLAKFRPAR, via the coding sequence ATGGCAGATCAAAAGGAAAAGAAATACCTGAAACCGCTTCCGGTTATCGATGAGGAAACGCGCCCGTGGTGGGAAGCACTACAACGCCACGAACTGTACGTGCAGAAGTGCCGCGATTGCGGCGACCTGCGCTATCATCCACGAGCGCAGTGCACGAGCTGTCTGTCGCCGCGCACCGAGTGGGTCCGCTGCAGCGGGCGCGGCAAGGTTTACACTTTCACCGCGACCTACCAGAACCAGGGCGCGGGTTTTCGTGAAGCATTGCCCTATATCATGGCGTGGGTGGAGCTCGATGAAGGCGTGAAAATGCTAACCAATCTGGTGGAATGCCGTCCCGAAGAAGCTGAAATAGGGATGCCCGTCGAGGTCGTATACGAGGATGTCACCCCGCAAGTGACGCTCGCGAAGTTTCGCCCGGCGAGGTAA